From the genome of Anopheles funestus chromosome 2RL, idAnoFuneDA-416_04, whole genome shotgun sequence:
ATTTGTAATCATCCGCAGCATCTTGTTCAGCATTATCTGAACTCTGTGGCAGAAAATATTTGTTGTGAAGGTCGAAGCTAAAAGGGTACAAAATACAATTAACGGTCTCATTACATTcatattttacacttttacatCTTTTGTAATTTCGCAATCGGTTACCTCACATTGCAGCCGAATGattattgcttttaattacTATTACTAGTATAATCGTGGCAGTTTATCAACGTTATAATTAGTAACAATACTGTTTGCTGTCTAAATACAGTCACTTTCGGATTTGGTGTtacgaaaattaaatttccttgaaagcttttgttatgtttaataaatatcttcatgtatattttttccgattttctcAATTGGTTCCATACTatacattcctttttttgcgtaaATATGTAGATCAGTACAAAGCGTTTTATGGTTGTTACGGAAAAACGAAGAGATGGAAAACCCACATCCATGAGCGGTTTAGGCAGAAAATGAGTAAGAGATAGTTGTAAAGCCATGAAACGTGATTATTACTATGCTTTGTGTTCGACACTTTGAATGTGGGGAaattaaaacgttttttttatagaattGTTCCTTCTATTAGTTCCTGTCTTGTGTGTCTGAAAGACGCTGGATTAATTTAAGCCGTTTAGTTGCATGGAATAGATCAATTTGAATCTTCGCTTTCTTACTTGCCTCGCCTTGTGGCTGTGGCTATGTGTATTGTAATATCCATAGCTGTATTATCAGTCCTGTGTGTGGGAGGCACATGGTACAGTGTTGGTTTGCCGTGTATTACCGACTGTTCTACTGATTCGGTCTAAACGTTTCCTTGGCAAAATTGTTCATTTCCACACATGCACTAATAACGATATTGTAACCCACGTAACTCGAAAAGCGAAAAGGAATGggaagtaataaatttatatagATAGATTAATAGAAAAACAGCGATAGGAAAGGAGCAGGTAGTGTGGAGAGTGTTTGTAGAGATTAGTTACGTTCATTAATTGATTTCAACGAGAGCGGCTTAAACTTAACTAAAGCAACAGCACTAGATGTGAGAAATCAAAGCAACGACTGTTCGACCAGAATGCGCTCGAAACCGGGCGGTGGCCCATACGCAAAATTGTCCAGCACAATATCAAGGATTGCACCATCGTCAACGAATAGACAGGGATGGACGGTTCCGCGCACGTTCAGCACCGGCACATTCAAATTCTTTCCGTTCAGGTAGAAATTTAGCTCCACATGATCGTACGCGACGCCTATCGTGTCTCCTTCCTGTGGCAAACCACTGTCCGCGCCAGTAGTACTACCGGGCGCAGGAAACGCCGGTGCGGTAACGGATGCAAGTTCGCCTGGTACCGTGCCGGAGGTGATGGTGTGACCGGGTGAATTCTGACCCCCGTTCGGTACACCAGCACCCTTACTGGCATCCAAGCGGTAGATAACATCGCCACCGTGTAGCACGAGATGGTTTGAGTTGAGACACCACGATTCCCGGTCCTTCCCACCGACCGATTGATTCAGGTCCGTCTGGTGCGTAGCAAGCCCGATCGACCAATGGCCCGATTGTTGTAGTTTCACTTCAAAGTAAGATTTAGACTGGACGAGCGGTGCATTCGCTAACACACCACCAGTTCCACAGGCTCGCAATCCGTTCTTAATTATAACCACTTCGTGACCTGCAAGTGAACATTGTGAGCAACCATCAATGAGAAGAGTTCCCCTAATGCCGCACTGCTACTCACCCATATGTGACGAGTCCAGTTGCACTGGGTTAGATGTTTTCGTGATGTGCACGGACTGTGCCGGCAGCACGCCGTTCAGGCAACTCTTCAGAcagcaaaacatttcacaGCCGTGTTTAGGAAGGATGAAGATTGTTTCCGTTTTATGAATGAGGTACAGTTCGTGAACTACATCGCCCGTTTTCTCCCGTTCGCCAGGGGATTGAAAAACGGAACAGCTGGAACTGGCACACAGCTGTGGATGCGACGCTACAAATGTTTTGTTAGCCAAACTTGTTAGCGAATGGTTAATTACTGTGCGTATTGAACATGCTTTTCACTTAACCAACACGCAAAATGCCTTTATTCCGATGCTAAATGTGGGTATAGATTTGTATGAATAACgtttgttaatatttatgttttgttattattttttactttctgtATGTGTCAAATGCGTGACATTTTCGAAGTTGGAGATATTTCGAATGCTTCGTTCGAAAACGTCACATTCCTACCCCTGAAGAAGTAACGGAGTTATTGTTATGCATAAGCAAACTTTATTCGCGGCGATATTTTACATGGTTTAGTAAATCTTTTTATCAATAAATATCTTTTCCCGCGGTCATGAAACAGTAATACAATATAAACAATATCTACGGCTGTAATTGTCACAGAAAACTACCGGAAAATCGTGACGAATTTCCGGAAACCCCAGCGTTCCCATCAGTTTTCCAGTAGTATTCCTTTGTAGTTTTCCACTGGTTCCCAGGGGTTCTTTTTGGATTTACTTAAGTTGACACAGTTCTGAATAATGAAGGAATTCCCAAAACACTTATTTTGTACATCTGTATTGTTTACAACGAgagtttaaaatatgtttggtTTGCTGGTTGCCCCCGTAGTCGACGTACACGACCCCATCATGCTTGTTGCATGCAGATCGTGTGAAGTGATGTAAGGTGAAAATCCTCGTATCCTCGTGGTCGTATCTCATGGCACTCGTGTCTAGAGAAGACTAGAAGAGATTTTCATAACACACACTTActtctttccattttgtaTATTCTCACGTATCAACATAAACACACCAATTATTCGCATTTTGGTATAAACATGGCCCGGGTATGACAATGTTAGacagtttatttttctttaataaatgTGTGTTTAATAGTCGATAATATTCGTTATCAAGAATACCAGTACGACGAATATTTGCAACTACAGAGTTCAAACCGCCAAACCAACGCGCCTATACACCGTGGTCAAAATTCAACTTTAATCGTTCCGACCACGCGTAGAAAGCAGAGCAACAAAAACTCCCCAACTTGCTTGCATCGTAGAAGAGCTgataattttttcttttactttgtatagcattctttgtttttattatactttatatgtatgtatattagTCTTCACAGAATGATACGCCTTTATGTTTTGACGCTAACGGTAGGAAAGGGTTCATTAAATTCGATTTCGTCTCATACATCGATGTTTAGAGGGGTGTTTTTTTACGCGTCAACCGCGGATGTTTGTGTTTCGGGTTATCACTTGCACACGAATGCATTCTCTGCGGGCCTATATAATCGTTCCTCAACCGCCACAATTAGTAAGGATgttttacaaaagaaaaaaaagatgaaatctAGCATAAAGCATCTTAGAAATATAAACCTTCCTATTTGTACACCGAGatcgtttaaaataaaattgtctgCTTTAATTCGCTAGAGGACAATTCGAACCTTCTTCGctgcaaattaaaaattgatagTGTGTTCACCCTTTATAGGGATATGGTTATTTAtttccaaaaaacaaatacaataaacaaactatCTATATagctaaaaccaaaaaaaaacttaatcgTGGAGGCTATCGCGTTCTTGACGCTCGTTCAttcttttcgttcgtttcgttcaaATCTTTTTAAGTAGCTATACAATTAATCACTGTCATCTGTTTAGCTCGCTTTCTcttactttctctctctctctctctctctctctctctctctctctctctctatctctcttcctttctctccttttctccatctctctctctctctcacacacagtTTCTCGACATGCGCAACCGCagagtaaataaataagtgtCATTAAATTAAGCGATCACCTCCAGCGTGTGTACGCATCTCGGAACAGTTAAATCAAGCTCTTCATCCCCCAAGATCATGGAACATATTGACGTCCAcgtgttatgtttgtttgcttattcGTTACAATTATAATCGCTAATCTCACAAATGGAATACTCAGGGACACACTTGCTTAATGGATGGATCCCTGTGATTTCCTTTGTATCCTTTCGAAGGATAAACGGTCACGTCTCTAAGTATATGTGCACAAACATGCACACGGCTagcaaataaacacacaagaatCATGCGTACACATACAATATTAGCTTCTggatgtatatgtgtgtgcatgtatgCTTTTCCCATGTTTTATCAACGCTAGAAGTGAAAAtagtatttaaataattagtGGTAGGACTTTTGATTA
Proteins encoded in this window:
- the LOC125761239 gene encoding SPRY domain-containing protein 7, which encodes MFCCLKSCLNGVLPAQSVHITKTSNPVQLDSSHMGHEVVIIKNGLRACGTGGVLANAPLVQSKSYFEVKLQQSGHWSIGLATHQTDLNQSVGGKDRESWCLNSNHLVLHGGDVIYRLDASKGAGVPNGGQNSPGHTITSGTVPGELASVTAPAFPAPGSTTGADSGLPQEGDTIGVAYDHVELNFYLNGKNLNVPVLNVRGTVHPCLFVDDGAILDIVLDNFAYGPPPGFERILVEQSLL